The proteins below come from a single Stomoxys calcitrans chromosome 1, idStoCalc2.1, whole genome shotgun sequence genomic window:
- the LOC106090456 gene encoding uncharacterized protein LOC106090456, translated as MFKLLIICLALIGLNEASLSHLQLVVPEDSYALLSNGKLMASANRGSASLTLSNAISDEDLSNSAEESEESEEATQAPAQTPEAATASPATAASAAPAALNRVRPVASLGAFSSAGLVRPSVFVSSSTSAQASASSSGYSPSALARSTATVQHRFLPAESLPLPITITQRPGLRTVLAPETYTYQQPALAQVGEVVQQIPTAVSHQRQTVVHKHARVVTPVVAPAVRTVTSQVVRAYHTPLVYSPHVSTTH; from the exons atgttcaaactg TTGATCATCTGCTTGGCTTTGATTGGCCTGAACGAAGCTTCTCTTTCCCATCTGCAATTGGTAGTACCCGAAGACTCATATGCCCTATTGAGCAATGGCAAGTTGATGGCTTCAGCAAATCGAGGCTCGGCTTCTCTCACTCTATCAAATGCCATTTCCGATGAAGATCTATCCAACAGTGCTGAAGAAAGCGAAGAATCTGAAGAAGCTACACAGGCCCCCGCTCAAACACCAGAAGCTGCCACCGCGTCTCCTGCAACTGCTGCCTCAGCCGCACCTGCTGCGCTTAATCGTGTGCGACCTGTAGCCTCTTTGGGAGCATTCTCTTCGGCTGGCCTTGTAAGACCCTCGGTGTTTGTGTCATCCTCTACCTCGGCGCAAGCTTCAGCTTCATCTTCCGGTTACTCACCCTCTGCCTTGGCCAGATCAACTGCTACCGTACAACATCGCTTTCTGCCAGCTGAGTCGCTACCCCTGCCCATCACCATTACGCAGCGTCCTGGTTTGCGCACCGTTCTCGCTCCTGAGACCTACACCTATCAACAGCCTGCCCTTGCCCAAGTGGGTGAAGTGGTACAGCAAATTCCCACCGCTGTCTCCCATCAACGCCAGACAGTGGTGCACAAACATGCTCGCGTGGTCACGCCCGTTGTTGCACCTGCTGTACGCACTGTAACCTCGCAGGTGGTGCGCGCCTATCACACACCTCTGGTCTATTCGCCCCATGTTTCCACCACTCACTAA